From Toxotes jaculatrix isolate fToxJac2 chromosome 1, fToxJac2.pri, whole genome shotgun sequence, a single genomic window includes:
- the itsn2b gene encoding intersectin-2b isoform X2, with the protein MNGGQSVWAITPEERDKHDQKFDTLSPSMGYVSGEQARKFFLQSGLPASVLAEIWALADMNKDGKMDRLEFSIAMKLIKLKLQGTPLPSALPIIMKQPPVPVPNIKNPTSSMTNPAYGIGSVPNMPMAGTNLAILTHIPMATAGLSPLAPMTGLTPLVPTATGLGPLIAPTPTRPLMPTMGNSTLPNGTMGILQPIPAGALATGLPLSSSAYSSPLGLSSSPAGVNKAPSLLDLGSSSSASSSPSVMSPMVSGPSDWAVPHASRLKYRQQFNILDKQMIGYLTGQQVRGAMAATMLTQTQLASIWTLADVDKDGKLKAEEFILAMHLVDVAKSGHPLPLTLPTELVPPSQRGAVNGSSSSPYAALTDDLDIEPPQKAKTNMSFEDKFKANLERGNAELEKRRLALLEAERREQERRAQKEREEREKREREAREAEERRRKEEERRLERQRELERQKEEERQREIERKEAAQRELERQRKEEWERRRRGELQIKKEQEQDDIIRLKAKKRSLEMELEAVGNKQRQISDRLRDIQNKKKFYRTELDLTNQRKETRQQDISGLHKQLEDFQRKLSQLTPEQKRLTEKLKNMTLNNLPVSTVATLKVGVTEKKSTCMKLQEQLEALEKETAAKLAEMDQYNKDMQELRESQRKQQAALEKLRSIKEDKRRELIRRKAQEEERRRREEERKRQEEERRRKEEEEAQRRIKMEKERQWQEKLRRDEEERQRRLQEEREAKQREEEEKERQALIQAAKEQAERELRAKEEAERKRREEERRKREEEERRKKEEEERQRQAERRRQEEERRKLEEERRQLEEERRQLEEERRKEERRRKEEEERKRLEEERRREREEEERRRQRAVEAAVRDAEERKKREEEERRKREEEDRRKRDEDRRRLQQQQQQEEERRKREEERKRAEEEKRRREEVEERRKAEEERKRKEEASRQQQQPSGGGKLDIQEKLTALLRGLEERKGGQPKATQHRKSAALTSFKALYPFNARNNEELSFNADDIIEVDETTEREEGWLYGSKQGKMGWFPESYVERVAPSDMANNTAAAAAAAVVPKLPLQSQLSSALEAAKTAGTKSAFTPTHSPNIAPSETQGQVVGNLLAQALCSWTAKTDNHLNFNKDDVIQVLEQQENWWLGELNGEQGWFPKTYVTLLGEEENSDMKSSPPEASESSDSLQLEEYVALYTYESPEPGDLTFREGDVILVSKRDGEWWNGSIGDRTGVFPSNYVKPKETDTSSISGKKKPEIGQVIRAHSSTGPEQLNLENGQLILILGKNASGWWLGELQARGKKRQKGWFPASHVKILGSNSGKSTPAPQPVCQVIAIYDYTAANEDEMSFSKGQLINVLDKNNPDWWKGEISGVTGLFPTNYVQMTTADCDPSQQWCANLNSLDSLSPQEKKRQGYIHELIETEDRYVEDLNIVLEVFHKPMSESGRLNDGEMAMIFVNWKELLACNTKLLKALRVRKKTGGENMPVQMIGDILSAELSHMQPYIRFCSCQINGATLLQTRTDNEPDFKNFLKKIATDYRCKGMPLSSFLLKPMQRITRYPLHIKNILECTAEGHADRGPLKEALERAEELCQQVNEGVREKENSDRLEWIQNHVQCDGAVEHLVFNSLTNCLGPRKLLHSGKMYKVKSNKELWAFLFNDFLLLTHAAKQFTSSGLDKLFSNKNNVQLKMYKPPVLLNEVLVKLPDPSSDEPVFHISHIDRVYILRTDNINERTAWVQKIKAASEEFIETEKKKREKAYQARSVKSSGIGRLLVTILEATELKAGKPNGKSNPYCEVTMGAQIFTSRTLNDTLNPKWNFNCQFHIKDLYQDVLCITIFERDQFSPDEFLGRTEVPVATIKKELENKGPVTRRLLLHEVPTGEVWVRLDLQLFSGK; encoded by the exons TGGCTGAAATctg ggcTCTGGCTGATATGAATAAAGATGGGAAGATGGATAGGTTGGAGTTTTCCATCGCTATGAAGCTCATAAAGCTAAAACTCCAAGGTACCCCACTCCCGTCAGCGCTGCCAATCATCATGAAGCAACCTCCAGTGCCTGTTCCCAACATCAAGAACCCCACCTCATCTATGACCAACCCAGCCTATG gtATTGGCTCTGTACCTAACATGCCCATGGCTGGGACAAACCTTGCCATCTTGACCCatatccccatggcaaccgctGGACTCTCACCTTTGGCACCAATGACAGGCCTCACTCCTCTGGTTCCTACAGCAACAGGCCTGGGCCCTCTCATAGCCCCCACCCCTACCAGACCCCTGATGCCCACTATGGGAAACAGCACACTGCCAAACGGCACCATGGGAATTCTCCAGCCAATCCCAGCTGGAGCTTTGGCCACTG GCCTACCTCTGTCTTCATCCGCCTACTCCTCTCCACTGggactctcctcttctcctgctggTGTAAACAAGGCCCCATCACTACTGGACCTGGGATCTAGCAG ctccGCTTCCTCATCCCCTTCTGTGATGTCCCCCATGGTTTCTGGTCCCAGTGACTGGGCCGTGCCACATGCCTCCAGACTTAAATACAGACAGCAGTTCAACATCCTGGATAAACAGATGATTGGATACCTCACTG GTCAGCAGGTGAGAGGTGCCATGGCAGCCACGATGCTGACTCAGACACAGCTGGCCTCCATCTG gaCTTTAGCAGACGTGGATAAGGACGGCAAGCTGAAAGCTGAGGAGTTTATTCTGGCAATGCATCTGGTAGACGTGGCGAAGAGCGGTCATCCACTGCCGCTAACACTGCCAACTGAGCTGGTACCGCCCTCACAAAg GGGAGCAGTGAATGGATCCAGCTCTTCTCCCTATGCAGCTCTGACTGATGACTTGGACATAGAACCTCCACAGAAAGCCAAGACCAACA TGTCTTTTGAGGATAAATTCAAAGCCAACCTGGAGCGAGGGAACGCGGAACTGGAGAAAAGACGACTCGCGCTGctggaagcagagaggagagagcaggagcgGCGCGCtcaaaaggagagagaagagcgagaaaagagagagagggaggcccGTGAGGCCGAGGAGcggagaaggaaagaggaggagaggaggctggaGCGACAGAGGGAGCTTGAGaggcagaaagaagaagagcgacagagagagatagagagaaaagag GCTGCACAGCGGGAGCTTGAGCgtcagaggaaggaggagtggGAGAGAAGGAGGCGAGGAGAGCTCCAGATAaagaaggagcaggagcaggatgATATCATCAGATTGAAAGCTAAGAAGAGGAGTCTGGAGATGGAGCTGGAGGCTGTG GGTAACAAGCAGCGTCAGATCTCAGACCGGCTGCGTGACATTCAGAATAAGAAGAAGTTTTACAGGACAGAGCTGGATCTGACTAATCAAAGGAAAGAGACACGCCAACAAGATATTAGTGGCTTGCACAAACAgctagag GACTTCCAGAGGAAGTTGTCCCAGCTGACTCCGGAGCAGAAGAGGCTGACAGAGAAACTCAAAAACATGACTCTGAATAACCTGCCCG TGTCGACCGTAGCCACACTGAAGGTGGGCGTTACAGAGAAAAAATCCACGTGTATGAAACTGCAAGAACAGCTGGAGGCTCTGGAGAAAGAGACTGCTGCCAAACTGGCTGAGATGGACCAGTATAACAAAGACATGCAG GAActgagagagagccagagaaagCAGCAGGCAGCATTAGAGAAACTTCGGAGCATCAAAGAGGACAAACGGCGTGAGCTGATTCGAAGGAAGGcgcaggaagaggagaggaggaggagggaagaggagaggaaacgacaggaagaggagaggaggcggaaggaggaggaagaagctcagag GCGCATTAAGATGGAGAAGGAGCGTCAATGGCAGGAGAAGCTTaggagggatgaagaggagCGTCAGAGGAGGcttcaggaggagagagaggccaaacagagggaggaggaggagaaagagagacaggctCTCATCCAGGCTGCCAAGGAGCAGGCTGAAcgagagctcagagcaaaggaAGAGGCAGAacggaagaggagagaggaggagaggaggaaaagagaagaggaggagaggaggaaaaaagaagaggaagagcgTCAGAGGCAGGCGGAGAGacggaggcaggaggaggagaggagaaagctagaggaggagaggaggcagctagaggaagagaggaggcaaCTGGAGGAAGAgcggaggaaagaggagaggagaaggaaagaagaggaggagagaaagaggttaGAGGAGGAGCgcaggagggagagggaggaggaggagaggaggagacagagggcagTCGAGGCTGCCGTCCGAGATgcggaagagaggaaaaagcgagaggaggaggagaggaggaagagagaggaggaggaccggagaaagagggatgaagaCAGAAGAaggcttcagcagcagcagcagcaggaggaggagaggaggaagcgtgaggaggaaaggaagagggcagaagaggagaagaggagaagggaggaggtagaggagaggaggaaagccgaggaggagagaaagaggaaggaggaggcatctcgtcagcagcagcagccgagtGGGGGAGGGAAACTGGATATTCAGGAGAAACTTACAGCTCTGCTGAGAGgactggaggagaggaaag GTGGGCAACCCAAGGCCACGCAACACAGGAAGTCAGCCGCTCTCACATCTTTCAAAGCGCTCTACCCGTTCAATGCACGAAACAACGAAGAGCTCAGCTTCAATGCAGACGATATTATCGAG GTTGATGAGACAACGGAGCGGGAGGAGGGCTGGCTGTATGGCAGCAAACAAGGCAAGATGGGCTGGTTCCCTGAGAGCTATGTCGAGAGAGTGGCCCCATCAGACATGGCTaataatactgctgctgctgctgctgctgctgttgttcccaAATTGCCACTCCAGTCACAGCTTTCCAGTGCCCTTGAGGCTGCCAAGACAGCAGGGACAAAGTCTGCCTTCACACCAACACATTCTCCAAACATTGCACCCTCGGAGACACAAGGACAG GTGGTGGGCAACCTGCTCGCCCAGGCCCTGTGTTCATGgacagcaaagacagacaaccatcTGAACTTCAACAAGGACGACGTCATTCAGgtgctggagcagcaggagaactgGTGGCTGGGAGAGCTGAACGGTGAACAGGGCTGGTTCCCCAAGACCTATGTGACGCTGctgggagaagaagagaatTCAGA CATGAAGAGCTCCCCTCCTGAGGCTTCAGAGTCAAGCGACAGCCTGCAGCTCGAAG AATATGTGGCGTTGTACACTTATGAGTCTCCGGAGCCCGGTGATCTGACGTTTAGAGAGGGAGATGTGATCTTGGTGAGCAAGAGAGACGGAGAGTGGTGGAACGGCTCTATAGGTGACCGCACGGGCGTCTTTCCCAGCAACTACGTCAAACCTAAAGAAACAGAT ACATCAAGCATATCTGGAAAGAAGAAGCCAG AGATTGGCCAGGTGATTAGGGCACACTCCTCAACCGGACCTGAGCAGCTAAACCTGGAAAACGGCCAGCTCATCCTCATCCTTGGCAAGAATGCCTCTGGCTGGTGGCTTGGagagctgcag GCCCGTGGTAAAAAGCGACAGAAGGGCTGGTTCCCTGCTTCTCATGTCAAAATACTGGGATCAAACAGCGGCAAGTCCACACCAGCACCACAGCCAG tctgtcaggTAATCGCCATATACGACTACACCGCTGCCAACGAGGACGAGATGAGCTTCTCTAAAGGTCAGCTGATAAACGTCCTAGACAAGAACAACCCTGACTGGTGGAAAGGAGAGATCAGCGGGGTCACTGGCCTGTTCCCCACCAATTACGTTCAGATGACCACAGCGGATTGCGACCCCAGCCAGCAGT gGTGTGCTAACCTGAACAGCCTGGACTCACTGAGCCCccaggagaagaagagacagggTTACATCCATGAGCTGATAGAGACTGAGGATAGATATGTGGAAGACTTGAATATAGTGCTGGAG gtcttCCACAAACCTATGTCAGAGTCAGGCCGGCtgaatgatggagagatggCCATGATCTTTGTCAACTGGAAAGAACTGTTGGCCTGCAACACTAAACTTCTCAA GGCACTGCGTGTCCGCAAGAAGACGGGCGGGGAGAACATGCCGGTGCAGATGATTGGAGATATCCTGTCCGCGGAGCTGTCCCACATGCAGCCTTACATCCGCTTCTGCTCCTGCCAGATCAACGGAGCCACGCTGCTCCAGACTCGCACCGACAACGAGCCGGACTTCAAGAACTTCCTCAAG AAAATCGCCACAGACTACAGGTGTAAGGGCATGCCACTGTCCAGCTTCCTGCTGAAACCCATGCAGAGGATCACACGCTACCCACTGCACATCAAAAAC ATCCTGGAGTGCACTGCAGAGGGCCATGCTGACCGAGGTCCTCTGAAAGAGGCTCTGGAGAGGGCAGAGGAACTCTGTCAACAG GTAAACGAGGGTGTAAGAGAGAAGGAGAACTCTGACAGACTGGAATGGATTCAGAACCACGTACAGTGTGATGGTGCTGTGGAG CACCTGGTCTTTAACTCTCTTACCAACTGTTTAGGCCCCAGGAAACTGCTCCATAGCGGTAAG ATGTACAAGGTAAAGAGCAACAAAGAATTGTGGGCTTTCCTCTTCAACGACTTTCTGCTTTTGACTCATGCGGCGAAACAGTTCACTTCTTCTGGGCTCGATAAACTGTTCAGCAACAAGAACAATGTACAGCTCAAGATGTACAAACCC CCTGTGCTGTTAAATGAAGTTCTGGTGAAGCTGCCAGATCCTTCCAGTGACGAGCCTGTTTTCCACATCTCACACATTGATAGAGTGTACATCCTCAGGACTGACAACATCAATGAACG GACGGCGTGGGTCCAGAAGATCAAGGCTGCGTCTGAAGAATTCattgagacagaaaagaagaaaagggaaaaggcCTATCAAG ctcgATCTGTGAAGTCAAGTGGTATCGGCAGACTCCTCGTCACCATCTTAGAAGCCACTGAGCTCAAGGCGGGAAAACCCAATG gTAAAAGTAACCCTTACTGTGAAGTGACCATGGGAGCTCAGATCTTCACATCCAGAACACTGAACGACACTCTGAACCCCAAGTGGAACTTCAACTGTCAGTTTCACATCAAAGACCTTTACCAGGACGTGCTCTGCATCACCATCTTTGAAAGAGACCAGTTTTCACCTGATG AATTCCTGGGTCGCACAGAGGTTCCCGTGGCAACCATAAAGAAAGAGTTGGAGAACAAGGGACCAGTGACACGACGTCTTCTGCTGCACGAGGTTCCTACAGGGGAAGTGTGGGTCCGCCTCGACCTGCAGCTGTTCAGCGGCAAATAG
- the itsn2b gene encoding intersectin-2b isoform X1: MNGGQSVWAITPEERDKHDQKFDTLSPSMGYVSGEQARKFFLQSGLPASVLAEIWALADMNKDGKMDRLEFSIAMKLIKLKLQGTPLPSALPIIMKQPPVPVPNIKNPTSSMTNPAYGIGSVPNMPMAGTNLAILTHIPMATAGLSPLAPMTGLTPLVPTATGLGPLIAPTPTRPLMPTMGNSTLPNGTMGILQPIPAGALATGLPLSSSAYSSPLGLSSSPAGVNKAPSLLDLGSSSSASSSPSVMSPMVSGPSDWAVPHASRLKYRQQFNILDKQMIGYLTGQQVRGAMAATMLTQTQLASIWTLADVDKDGKLKAEEFILAMHLVDVAKSGHPLPLTLPTELVPPSQRGAVNGSSSSPYAALTDDLDIEPPQKAKTNMSFEDKFKANLERGNAELEKRRLALLEAERREQERRAQKEREEREKREREAREAEERRRKEEERRLERQRELERQKEEERQREIERKEAAQRELERQRKEEWERRRRGELQIKKEQEQDDIIRLKAKKRSLEMELEAVGNKQRQISDRLRDIQNKKKFYRTELDLTNQRKETRQQDISGLHKQLEDFQRKLSQLTPEQKRLTEKLKNMTLNNLPVSTVATLKVGVTEKKSTCMKLQEQLEALEKETAAKLAEMDQYNKDMQELRESQRKQQAALEKLRSIKEDKRRELIRRKAQEEERRRREEERKRQEEERRRKEEEEAQRRIKMEKERQWQEKLRRDEEERQRRLQEEREAKQREEEEKERQALIQAAKEQAERELRAKEEAERKRREEERRKREEEERRKKEEEERQRQAERRRQEEERRKLEEERRQLEEERRQLEEERRKEERRRKEEEERKRLEEERRREREEEERRRQRAVEAAVRDAEERKKREEEERRKREEEDRRKRDEDRRRLQQQQQQEEERRKREEERKRAEEEKRRREEVEERRKAEEERKRKEEASRQQQQPSGGGKLDIQEKLTALLRGLEERKGGQPKATQHRKSAALTSFKALYPFNARNNEELSFNADDIIEVDETTEREEGWLYGSKQGKMGWFPESYVERVAPSDMANNTAAAAAAAVVPKLPLQSQLSSALEAAKTAGTKSAFTPTHSPNIAPSETQGQQVVGNLLAQALCSWTAKTDNHLNFNKDDVIQVLEQQENWWLGELNGEQGWFPKTYVTLLGEEENSDMKSSPPEASESSDSLQLEEYVALYTYESPEPGDLTFREGDVILVSKRDGEWWNGSIGDRTGVFPSNYVKPKETDTSSISGKKKPEIGQVIRAHSSTGPEQLNLENGQLILILGKNASGWWLGELQARGKKRQKGWFPASHVKILGSNSGKSTPAPQPVCQVIAIYDYTAANEDEMSFSKGQLINVLDKNNPDWWKGEISGVTGLFPTNYVQMTTADCDPSQQWCANLNSLDSLSPQEKKRQGYIHELIETEDRYVEDLNIVLEVFHKPMSESGRLNDGEMAMIFVNWKELLACNTKLLKALRVRKKTGGENMPVQMIGDILSAELSHMQPYIRFCSCQINGATLLQTRTDNEPDFKNFLKKIATDYRCKGMPLSSFLLKPMQRITRYPLHIKNILECTAEGHADRGPLKEALERAEELCQQVNEGVREKENSDRLEWIQNHVQCDGAVEHLVFNSLTNCLGPRKLLHSGKMYKVKSNKELWAFLFNDFLLLTHAAKQFTSSGLDKLFSNKNNVQLKMYKPPVLLNEVLVKLPDPSSDEPVFHISHIDRVYILRTDNINERTAWVQKIKAASEEFIETEKKKREKAYQARSVKSSGIGRLLVTILEATELKAGKPNGKSNPYCEVTMGAQIFTSRTLNDTLNPKWNFNCQFHIKDLYQDVLCITIFERDQFSPDEFLGRTEVPVATIKKELENKGPVTRRLLLHEVPTGEVWVRLDLQLFSGK, translated from the exons TGGCTGAAATctg ggcTCTGGCTGATATGAATAAAGATGGGAAGATGGATAGGTTGGAGTTTTCCATCGCTATGAAGCTCATAAAGCTAAAACTCCAAGGTACCCCACTCCCGTCAGCGCTGCCAATCATCATGAAGCAACCTCCAGTGCCTGTTCCCAACATCAAGAACCCCACCTCATCTATGACCAACCCAGCCTATG gtATTGGCTCTGTACCTAACATGCCCATGGCTGGGACAAACCTTGCCATCTTGACCCatatccccatggcaaccgctGGACTCTCACCTTTGGCACCAATGACAGGCCTCACTCCTCTGGTTCCTACAGCAACAGGCCTGGGCCCTCTCATAGCCCCCACCCCTACCAGACCCCTGATGCCCACTATGGGAAACAGCACACTGCCAAACGGCACCATGGGAATTCTCCAGCCAATCCCAGCTGGAGCTTTGGCCACTG GCCTACCTCTGTCTTCATCCGCCTACTCCTCTCCACTGggactctcctcttctcctgctggTGTAAACAAGGCCCCATCACTACTGGACCTGGGATCTAGCAG ctccGCTTCCTCATCCCCTTCTGTGATGTCCCCCATGGTTTCTGGTCCCAGTGACTGGGCCGTGCCACATGCCTCCAGACTTAAATACAGACAGCAGTTCAACATCCTGGATAAACAGATGATTGGATACCTCACTG GTCAGCAGGTGAGAGGTGCCATGGCAGCCACGATGCTGACTCAGACACAGCTGGCCTCCATCTG gaCTTTAGCAGACGTGGATAAGGACGGCAAGCTGAAAGCTGAGGAGTTTATTCTGGCAATGCATCTGGTAGACGTGGCGAAGAGCGGTCATCCACTGCCGCTAACACTGCCAACTGAGCTGGTACCGCCCTCACAAAg GGGAGCAGTGAATGGATCCAGCTCTTCTCCCTATGCAGCTCTGACTGATGACTTGGACATAGAACCTCCACAGAAAGCCAAGACCAACA TGTCTTTTGAGGATAAATTCAAAGCCAACCTGGAGCGAGGGAACGCGGAACTGGAGAAAAGACGACTCGCGCTGctggaagcagagaggagagagcaggagcgGCGCGCtcaaaaggagagagaagagcgagaaaagagagagagggaggcccGTGAGGCCGAGGAGcggagaaggaaagaggaggagaggaggctggaGCGACAGAGGGAGCTTGAGaggcagaaagaagaagagcgacagagagagatagagagaaaagag GCTGCACAGCGGGAGCTTGAGCgtcagaggaaggaggagtggGAGAGAAGGAGGCGAGGAGAGCTCCAGATAaagaaggagcaggagcaggatgATATCATCAGATTGAAAGCTAAGAAGAGGAGTCTGGAGATGGAGCTGGAGGCTGTG GGTAACAAGCAGCGTCAGATCTCAGACCGGCTGCGTGACATTCAGAATAAGAAGAAGTTTTACAGGACAGAGCTGGATCTGACTAATCAAAGGAAAGAGACACGCCAACAAGATATTAGTGGCTTGCACAAACAgctagag GACTTCCAGAGGAAGTTGTCCCAGCTGACTCCGGAGCAGAAGAGGCTGACAGAGAAACTCAAAAACATGACTCTGAATAACCTGCCCG TGTCGACCGTAGCCACACTGAAGGTGGGCGTTACAGAGAAAAAATCCACGTGTATGAAACTGCAAGAACAGCTGGAGGCTCTGGAGAAAGAGACTGCTGCCAAACTGGCTGAGATGGACCAGTATAACAAAGACATGCAG GAActgagagagagccagagaaagCAGCAGGCAGCATTAGAGAAACTTCGGAGCATCAAAGAGGACAAACGGCGTGAGCTGATTCGAAGGAAGGcgcaggaagaggagaggaggaggagggaagaggagaggaaacgacaggaagaggagaggaggcggaaggaggaggaagaagctcagag GCGCATTAAGATGGAGAAGGAGCGTCAATGGCAGGAGAAGCTTaggagggatgaagaggagCGTCAGAGGAGGcttcaggaggagagagaggccaaacagagggaggaggaggagaaagagagacaggctCTCATCCAGGCTGCCAAGGAGCAGGCTGAAcgagagctcagagcaaaggaAGAGGCAGAacggaagaggagagaggaggagaggaggaaaagagaagaggaggagaggaggaaaaaagaagaggaagagcgTCAGAGGCAGGCGGAGAGacggaggcaggaggaggagaggagaaagctagaggaggagaggaggcagctagaggaagagaggaggcaaCTGGAGGAAGAgcggaggaaagaggagaggagaaggaaagaagaggaggagagaaagaggttaGAGGAGGAGCgcaggagggagagggaggaggaggagaggaggagacagagggcagTCGAGGCTGCCGTCCGAGATgcggaagagaggaaaaagcgagaggaggaggagaggaggaagagagaggaggaggaccggagaaagagggatgaagaCAGAAGAaggcttcagcagcagcagcagcaggaggaggagaggaggaagcgtgaggaggaaaggaagagggcagaagaggagaagaggagaagggaggaggtagaggagaggaggaaagccgaggaggagagaaagaggaaggaggaggcatctcgtcagcagcagcagccgagtGGGGGAGGGAAACTGGATATTCAGGAGAAACTTACAGCTCTGCTGAGAGgactggaggagaggaaag GTGGGCAACCCAAGGCCACGCAACACAGGAAGTCAGCCGCTCTCACATCTTTCAAAGCGCTCTACCCGTTCAATGCACGAAACAACGAAGAGCTCAGCTTCAATGCAGACGATATTATCGAG GTTGATGAGACAACGGAGCGGGAGGAGGGCTGGCTGTATGGCAGCAAACAAGGCAAGATGGGCTGGTTCCCTGAGAGCTATGTCGAGAGAGTGGCCCCATCAGACATGGCTaataatactgctgctgctgctgctgctgctgttgttcccaAATTGCCACTCCAGTCACAGCTTTCCAGTGCCCTTGAGGCTGCCAAGACAGCAGGGACAAAGTCTGCCTTCACACCAACACATTCTCCAAACATTGCACCCTCGGAGACACAAGGACAG CAGGTGGTGGGCAACCTGCTCGCCCAGGCCCTGTGTTCATGgacagcaaagacagacaaccatcTGAACTTCAACAAGGACGACGTCATTCAGgtgctggagcagcaggagaactgGTGGCTGGGAGAGCTGAACGGTGAACAGGGCTGGTTCCCCAAGACCTATGTGACGCTGctgggagaagaagagaatTCAGA CATGAAGAGCTCCCCTCCTGAGGCTTCAGAGTCAAGCGACAGCCTGCAGCTCGAAG AATATGTGGCGTTGTACACTTATGAGTCTCCGGAGCCCGGTGATCTGACGTTTAGAGAGGGAGATGTGATCTTGGTGAGCAAGAGAGACGGAGAGTGGTGGAACGGCTCTATAGGTGACCGCACGGGCGTCTTTCCCAGCAACTACGTCAAACCTAAAGAAACAGAT ACATCAAGCATATCTGGAAAGAAGAAGCCAG AGATTGGCCAGGTGATTAGGGCACACTCCTCAACCGGACCTGAGCAGCTAAACCTGGAAAACGGCCAGCTCATCCTCATCCTTGGCAAGAATGCCTCTGGCTGGTGGCTTGGagagctgcag GCCCGTGGTAAAAAGCGACAGAAGGGCTGGTTCCCTGCTTCTCATGTCAAAATACTGGGATCAAACAGCGGCAAGTCCACACCAGCACCACAGCCAG tctgtcaggTAATCGCCATATACGACTACACCGCTGCCAACGAGGACGAGATGAGCTTCTCTAAAGGTCAGCTGATAAACGTCCTAGACAAGAACAACCCTGACTGGTGGAAAGGAGAGATCAGCGGGGTCACTGGCCTGTTCCCCACCAATTACGTTCAGATGACCACAGCGGATTGCGACCCCAGCCAGCAGT gGTGTGCTAACCTGAACAGCCTGGACTCACTGAGCCCccaggagaagaagagacagggTTACATCCATGAGCTGATAGAGACTGAGGATAGATATGTGGAAGACTTGAATATAGTGCTGGAG gtcttCCACAAACCTATGTCAGAGTCAGGCCGGCtgaatgatggagagatggCCATGATCTTTGTCAACTGGAAAGAACTGTTGGCCTGCAACACTAAACTTCTCAA GGCACTGCGTGTCCGCAAGAAGACGGGCGGGGAGAACATGCCGGTGCAGATGATTGGAGATATCCTGTCCGCGGAGCTGTCCCACATGCAGCCTTACATCCGCTTCTGCTCCTGCCAGATCAACGGAGCCACGCTGCTCCAGACTCGCACCGACAACGAGCCGGACTTCAAGAACTTCCTCAAG AAAATCGCCACAGACTACAGGTGTAAGGGCATGCCACTGTCCAGCTTCCTGCTGAAACCCATGCAGAGGATCACACGCTACCCACTGCACATCAAAAAC ATCCTGGAGTGCACTGCAGAGGGCCATGCTGACCGAGGTCCTCTGAAAGAGGCTCTGGAGAGGGCAGAGGAACTCTGTCAACAG GTAAACGAGGGTGTAAGAGAGAAGGAGAACTCTGACAGACTGGAATGGATTCAGAACCACGTACAGTGTGATGGTGCTGTGGAG CACCTGGTCTTTAACTCTCTTACCAACTGTTTAGGCCCCAGGAAACTGCTCCATAGCGGTAAG ATGTACAAGGTAAAGAGCAACAAAGAATTGTGGGCTTTCCTCTTCAACGACTTTCTGCTTTTGACTCATGCGGCGAAACAGTTCACTTCTTCTGGGCTCGATAAACTGTTCAGCAACAAGAACAATGTACAGCTCAAGATGTACAAACCC CCTGTGCTGTTAAATGAAGTTCTGGTGAAGCTGCCAGATCCTTCCAGTGACGAGCCTGTTTTCCACATCTCACACATTGATAGAGTGTACATCCTCAGGACTGACAACATCAATGAACG GACGGCGTGGGTCCAGAAGATCAAGGCTGCGTCTGAAGAATTCattgagacagaaaagaagaaaagggaaaaggcCTATCAAG ctcgATCTGTGAAGTCAAGTGGTATCGGCAGACTCCTCGTCACCATCTTAGAAGCCACTGAGCTCAAGGCGGGAAAACCCAATG gTAAAAGTAACCCTTACTGTGAAGTGACCATGGGAGCTCAGATCTTCACATCCAGAACACTGAACGACACTCTGAACCCCAAGTGGAACTTCAACTGTCAGTTTCACATCAAAGACCTTTACCAGGACGTGCTCTGCATCACCATCTTTGAAAGAGACCAGTTTTCACCTGATG AATTCCTGGGTCGCACAGAGGTTCCCGTGGCAACCATAAAGAAAGAGTTGGAGAACAAGGGACCAGTGACACGACGTCTTCTGCTGCACGAGGTTCCTACAGGGGAAGTGTGGGTCCGCCTCGACCTGCAGCTGTTCAGCGGCAAATAG